Proteins from a single region of Haloterrigena alkaliphila:
- a CDS encoding AAA family ATPase: MVLWDVALALRSVGDKIDKLEDNIDDDLTDIGHSLDNMANAPGGGGGGGTQLHLSGGTISSGPGGAQPQEQAAQGAGSQATGGQQPQQPHQPQPQQHAQQQGPVRQPSQRGDASAGAAPDDPGETEPASTGGQAQAEAAAEARTHVDAADSDPTDADPTSAEEPDEAMDVGETDSQTAEPEGEVETEADADESVSDSADPRAERNRGRFISSPDRTAWYEVSIDPNGIRAAQPAIAGELTDGSDAGVDESEIIAAGPVDSADTAVSADETDDSDAAGADVFAFDEDGTAVETEPTESTSTESDEAEDVAGNGEQTPDSDAETDDHDEETTLVGDAVDDSPDSSSEEAPAETDLEPVGETDVETVEEDADDRGDSLERAGAETTAVDTTTDDADDAAIHDDDAAEATDDAVETTDDVDDDAAIGRTLEEDVTAFEFDDDEADEDVTVEEAVNTINEDAPAPELSSHQFDVTAEVYGADEGDGETDGESAVLVFEFDTDTVDISGSTKRLLQYQMRSFADRDSTPEADVTIGRNRIVIEVHDTDGNAVKRWGDAAVSIIDRTLYLSDNSSDDS, translated from the coding sequence GTGGTTCTCTGGGACGTTGCACTGGCGCTTCGCAGCGTCGGGGACAAGATCGACAAACTGGAGGACAATATCGACGACGATCTGACGGATATCGGCCACTCACTGGACAACATGGCGAACGCGCCCGGCGGCGGCGGCGGTGGCGGCACGCAGTTGCACCTGAGCGGTGGCACGATCAGTTCCGGGCCGGGAGGAGCTCAGCCACAGGAGCAGGCCGCGCAGGGAGCAGGATCGCAGGCGACCGGCGGCCAGCAGCCTCAACAGCCCCACCAGCCCCAGCCACAACAGCACGCCCAGCAGCAGGGGCCGGTTCGACAGCCGTCACAGCGCGGTGACGCCAGCGCCGGCGCCGCCCCCGATGATCCCGGGGAGACGGAACCCGCCAGTACCGGCGGTCAAGCACAGGCTGAAGCCGCTGCCGAGGCGCGAACCCACGTCGACGCGGCCGATTCGGATCCGACCGACGCCGACCCGACGTCCGCCGAGGAACCGGACGAGGCGATGGACGTCGGGGAGACGGATTCACAAACAGCGGAACCGGAAGGCGAGGTCGAGACCGAGGCTGACGCCGACGAATCGGTGTCCGACTCGGCGGACCCGCGAGCGGAACGCAACCGCGGTCGATTCATCTCTTCACCCGATCGAACGGCGTGGTACGAAGTCTCGATCGATCCGAACGGAATCCGTGCGGCACAGCCGGCGATCGCCGGCGAGCTAACCGACGGATCGGACGCCGGCGTCGACGAGTCCGAGATCATCGCCGCGGGACCGGTCGACTCGGCCGACACGGCGGTTTCAGCCGACGAGACGGACGACTCGGACGCCGCCGGAGCCGACGTCTTCGCGTTCGACGAAGACGGAACGGCCGTCGAGACGGAGCCCACCGAGTCGACGTCGACCGAGAGCGACGAGGCCGAAGACGTCGCCGGCAACGGTGAACAGACGCCTGACAGCGATGCGGAGACGGACGACCACGACGAGGAGACGACGCTCGTCGGAGACGCCGTCGACGACTCCCCCGATTCCTCGAGCGAGGAAGCGCCGGCGGAAACGGATCTCGAGCCGGTCGGCGAGACCGACGTCGAAACGGTCGAGGAAGACGCAGATGACCGGGGCGACTCACTCGAGCGAGCCGGTGCTGAAACAACCGCAGTCGACACCACCACTGACGACGCGGACGACGCCGCTATTCACGACGACGACGCGGCCGAAGCCACCGACGACGCGGTTGAAACCACTGACGATGTGGACGACGACGCCGCGATCGGTCGAACGCTCGAGGAGGACGTGACGGCCTTCGAGTTCGACGACGACGAGGCGGACGAGGACGTGACGGTCGAAGAGGCCGTCAACACGATCAACGAGGACGCACCGGCCCCGGAACTCTCGAGCCACCAGTTCGACGTGACGGCGGAGGTCTACGGCGCCGACGAGGGCGACGGCGAGACGGACGGCGAGAGCGCCGTTCTGGTCTTCGAGTTCGACACGGACACCGTCGACATCAGCGGGTCGACGAAGCGACTCCTCCAGTACCAGATGCGAAGCTTCGCCGACCGCGACTCGACGCCGGAGGCCGACGTGACGATCGGACGGAACCGCATCGTCATCGAAGTCCACGACACGGACGGCAACGCCGTCAAACGCTGGGGCGACGCCGCCGTCAGCATCATCGATCGAACGCTGTACCTCTCCGACAACAGCTCCGACGATAGCTGA